ATCTTTACCTGAGAGGGTTTTAGCTTCAGGATGTTTGCGGCGCTCTGTATGATTAGTTTTTTCATGTTCCGTGCGGCGACATAAGCGGCGTTTCCGGTGAAAAATGTTCCGCTTGAGGCGTAAGAGCCCTTGTCAAAAGGCGTCGTGTCCGTGTCCGCGGCGGTGACCGCTATCTGCTCCTGATTCACGCCGAGCTCTTCAGCCGCGATCTTCGCGGCGACGGTGTCTTCCCCCGTGCCCAGGTCCGCGCCGCCGATGTAGAGCATAAAGGTGCCGTCCGAGATCATTTTTACCATGGCGTTGGCCGCGTCAAGCCCGGGAATCCCCGATCCCTGCATCATCACAGCCATGCCTTTCCCCTGGACGATGTCGTCTCCGAGCGAAGATTTTTTGTTTGTCCATGTGTTGTATTTCTTTAGGCCCTGTTTTATGCATTCCTGCAGACCGCAGCTTGATAATTTCTGGGCAAGACCCTCTCTTCCCTCTCCGAGCTGTTTGAGGATGTCAATGCGGTAGCCCTTTGTGACGAGGTTTTTGGATAGGAAATCCTCAAATTTCATGCCGAGTTTTTCGGCCAACTGGGCAAGGACGATGTGTACCGTGAAATTTGTCTGAGGCACACCATAGCCCTGATAGGCCCCGGAAACGATGTTATTGGTGTAGTATGCCGCCACCTCATAGGACATATTTGCACAGGTGAAGAGAGGCAGTGTTTTCGAGCAGCCGTTCATGGGAACGGTAAGGGCGTGAGGCCCGTAGCCGCCGGAATCAATCTTTGTTTTTATGGAAAGCGCCGTGAGTTTACCGCTTTTGTCGGCCCCGGCCTTTACCGTCATGAACATTGCCGGCCGGGTTCTTATGATGAACTCGTCTTTCCTGCTTATCCTGTAATAAACGGGTCTGCCCGACTGGTAAGCGATTGTCCCGACGAGATCCTCCACTCCGCAGTCCTGTTTCGCTCCGAATCCGCCGCCGACTTTTTCCTTGATAACGCGCACTTTGTTTTCGGCGAGCCCGAGAATGTTAGCGACGATCCTGCGCACATGGAATGGCGTCTGGACGGAGGTGTGTATTATGAGCCGCCCGTTTTTCATGTAAGCATAAGCCGTGTGGGGTTCCATGGGCGTGTGCTGTACGGGAGGAGTGGAGCAGGCGGCCTCGGCTATGACGGCCGCTTTCTTAAAACCTTTGTCCATATCTCCGATACCGCCGGAATTTCTGCAGACAAGATTTTTTTTCGGGTTCGCGCCCACATCCAGAGGGTCCAGCTTTTTGGCGTCGCGGTCGTGTATGACAGGAGCCCCCGGCGCCGAGGCCTCTTCTATCGTGAAAACAGGCTTGAGGACCTTGTATCTCACCTTTATTTTTGAGGCCGCTTCTTTCGCAAGCTCAAGGGATTCGGCGGCCACGGCGGCCACTCTGTCGCCGATAAAGCGCATTTTAGCGTTTATAACCTGCTGATCGTAAGGAGAAGGTTCCGGATAGCTCTGTCCGGCCTGGGTGTACCAGGTCTTGGGCGAGTTTTTGTGGGTGAGGATGTATTCAACACCTTCCATTTTTTCCGCCTCGGATGTGTCTATGGAAATTATTTCCGCGTGAGGATAGGGGCTGCCCAGGACATAAATATGGAGAGCGTCAGGCGCGACATAATCCTCAACGTATGAATTTTCGGCTTTCACCATCTGAAGAGCGTCTATCTTTTCAGTTATTTTTCCGACGACACGATAATCTTTTTTGTATTCCCTGGTGAAATCCTTTGGTTTTTTTCCTTTGGTGATAATATCCAGCGCGTTGTATATTTGCTTGTATCCGGTACAGCGGCAGAGCACGCCGCTGAGCGCGTCATTGATCTGTTTTTTTCCGGGCTGTTTCACCTTATCCAGCAGGGCTTTGACGGCGAGTATCTGGGCGGGTGTGCAGTAGCCGCATTGGACGATGCCGGCGTCTATGAAGGCCTGCTGTATTTTGTGAAGTTTTCCGCCTTTGGAAAGCGCCTCTACCGTCGTGATATTTTTTCCGTTTATCTGCGGGGCGATCAGGAGACAGGAATTAACGAGTTTTCCGTCCAGAAGGATGGAGCAGTTGCCGCATTTTCCCTCTTCGTCACAACCTTTTCTCACGGAATTGATATGCAGTTCCTTCAGTATATCAAGCGCTTTTTTTTCAGCCGGCGCCTCAAGTTCCACATTTTTGCCGTTTAAATTGAATTTTATTTTCATCCCTGTCTCCTTATGAAAGCTTTTTCAGAAGCGAGGCCAAATGGCTCTCAATCATTCTCTGTTTTACGCGCGCGCTGACTTTTACATTCGCGGCGGCGGGAATGTCTTTTAAGGCCGCGGCGCAGAGTTTGCCGGCGTCGACCGCCGATGGTTTCAGGCCGTTGAGATATTGCGAAGCTTTTTCCGAGACGGCAAGAGGGCCTTTCGCGCCGCTGACCGCTATAACGGCATTCGCTATTTTTCCCCCGTGAAGGTCAATACCCAGAGCTGTCACTATCGCGGGGAAATCCGACGCGGCGATCTTGTCCTCGGTAAAAGCGACTTTTCTCGCAGATTTTTTTATTGTGACGGCGCAGACGATACCTTTTTTTGATTTTAGCCATGCCGCCAGCGGCGAGCTTTTCTTTTTCCCGGATAAATAATATTCCACGGAAGATTGGTAAGCCGCCAGGGCCGGAAGCAGATGGGAAATGAAAAAGCCTCCGGCGATCGACCCTCCGATGGTCGCCATGTTGCGCACATTGAGGCTGGTGAATCGCTGGGCAGCTCCGGCAATTTCCCGCGGAATTTCTTTTGACAGGGCTATTTCCTGAATAGTGGCGGACGCGCCTATTGTGATTTTATCTTTTGACGCTTTGATTTGATCAAGATCAAGCTCTTTCAGATCTATCAGAGCCTTTGCTCTGGGCGCGCCGCGCCAGTTCAGCATAGTGCCGCCCGCCAGATACGCGCTCCCCTTGAGCGTTCTCTTGATTTTTTCCGCCTGACTCAATGATAAAGGTGCAAAATATTCCATAATAAAACTCCCGTTGCGGCGTTTGCCGCCGATACATTTTTCCGATTATAGCAGAATTGCCCTGAGAATTAAAGTTCCGGCATTGAGCTGATATGCGGCGAAGGATTTTATTATGCGGGCTGTAAGGACTTATCGAGGGAGAACTGGCTTGTTATCCGCGGGAGTATTTTCATAAAGGACTCGACGATTTTCGGATCGAAATGAGAGCCTTTCCTCAGGAGTATTTCGTCAACTGATTTTTGCAGGGGCCAGGCTGCCTTGTAGGGCCTTTTGGAGATCAGCGCGTCAAAGACGTCCGCCACCGTGCAGATGCGCGCGGCCAGGGGGATGCTTTTGCCATTTATCTTCCGCGGATAGCCGCTGCCGTCCCATTTCTCGTGATGATAGAGGGCTATACTTTCAGCTGTTTTGAGTATTTGAGAGTTGCCCTGCGAGAGCATGTCGGCGCCCAGAGAGGAATGCT
This Candidatus Omnitrophota bacterium DNA region includes the following protein-coding sequences:
- a CDS encoding molybdopterin-dependent oxidoreductase, whose protein sequence is MKIKFNLNGKNVELEAPAEKKALDILKELHINSVRKGCDEEGKCGNCSILLDGKLVNSCLLIAPQINGKNITTVEALSKGGKLHKIQQAFIDAGIVQCGYCTPAQILAVKALLDKVKQPGKKQINDALSGVLCRCTGYKQIYNALDIITKGKKPKDFTREYKKDYRVVGKITEKIDALQMVKAENSYVEDYVAPDALHIYVLGSPYPHAEIISIDTSEAEKMEGVEYILTHKNSPKTWYTQAGQSYPEPSPYDQQVINAKMRFIGDRVAAVAAESLELAKEAASKIKVRYKVLKPVFTIEEASAPGAPVIHDRDAKKLDPLDVGANPKKNLVCRNSGGIGDMDKGFKKAAVIAEAACSTPPVQHTPMEPHTAYAYMKNGRLIIHTSVQTPFHVRRIVANILGLAENKVRVIKEKVGGGFGAKQDCGVEDLVGTIAYQSGRPVYYRISRKDEFIIRTRPAMFMTVKAGADKSGKLTALSIKTKIDSGGYGPHALTVPMNGCSKTLPLFTCANMSYEVAAYYTNNIVSGAYQGYGVPQTNFTVHIVLAQLAEKLGMKFEDFLSKNLVTKGYRIDILKQLGEGREGLAQKLSSCGLQECIKQGLKKYNTWTNKKSSLGDDIVQGKGMAVMMQGSGIPGLDAANAMVKMISDGTFMLYIGGADLGTGEDTVAAKIAAEELGVNQEQIAVTAADTDTTPFDKGSYASSGTFFTGNAAYVAARNMKKLIIQSAANILKLKPSQVKIMPVGRVGSKTKNMTYKALALATQAGDGAGQLISSGAFTTQVSPIPYAAHFCQVSVNKHTGMVKVDRYHALHDCGVPINPDLAKGQVYGGVLKTIGHTLYEGMEFDKGGKCLTDTFTDYPIQNINDMPEDFEVELIEVADSITPYVGKSIGELACDGASACISMAINNACGIWMKHWPFRPEKILKELDGQKS